A stretch of the Haloarcula ordinaria genome encodes the following:
- a CDS encoding rhomboid family intramembrane serine protease — protein MRYQYIHWGIVDSLLGALRRLLTVENIVSELREHVVTTGLLAVFFLMVMIETVVAFGAGGAAYQYWFAATTELTPGLLSVIVSHSVVPGYRLHVVGNGVLLFVFGRVVEEQCSRARYVLLFVVFGYVTTIAQLGFLVVTGSNNPSVLGASGSITAFAAITAVWTGAGLYRDNVSDAEASILLLATALGFILWWLLELLIPEFGGPQTGSVSHTVGILLGVLYGVATVRDVLR, from the coding sequence ATGCGGTATCAGTACATACATTGGGGTATCGTTGATAGTCTCCTCGGTGCACTTCGCCGGCTGCTGACTGTTGAGAACATTGTTTCGGAATTACGGGAGCACGTCGTGACGACTGGTCTCTTGGCTGTTTTCTTCCTAATGGTGATGATCGAGACGGTTGTTGCGTTTGGGGCTGGTGGGGCTGCGTATCAGTACTGGTTTGCTGCGACTACCGAGTTGACGCCGGGGCTCTTATCGGTGATTGTGAGTCACAGCGTGGTTCCAGGGTATCGTCTGCACGTGGTTGGGAATGGCGTGTTGTTATTTGTATTCGGGCGCGTTGTGGAAGAGCAGTGCTCTCGTGCGAGGTACGTGCTTCTTTTTGTGGTGTTCGGGTACGTCACGACAATCGCTCAGTTGGGATTTCTCGTCGTGACCGGTAGCAATAATCCGTCTGTGTTAGGGGCAAGTGGGAGTATCACTGCATTCGCAGCAATTACTGCTGTCTGGACGGGTGCCGGTCTATACAGGGACAATGTTAGCGACGCTGAAGCCAGTATTCTCTTATTGGCGACCGCACTCGGATTCATTTTGTGGTGGCTGCTTGAGTTGCTGATTCCCGAATTTGGCGGTCCGCAAACAGGGTCAGTATCGCATACGGTGGGGATTTTGCTCGGAGTCCTGTATGGGGTAGCGACGGTCCGAGACGTGTTGCGTTGA
- a CDS encoding GTPase family protein yields MAIDPEKITHYRKIVDDIIEWAPLKDENRQYVINQVFGEAFGEIEDLVEDSRSPRLYLFGRSGAGKSSLINALANKDDPVADVGTVEPTTIDSELYNISFPEQHATWEVVDSRGLFETVSPDGDVPADTVSLMKDDLQEYRPDILLHVVTPDQVRAGQEDFKAVQQLRDELGDAFPPVVYCLNKVDMHMSPGGLWPPDKNNALAHDIKDNLDFVARVLDIEHKSTLADKLPFHGYEFDSDTHIGVIPLCLREDTYWNVDTLSWLIGDFLPDDARLQFMQAQQRDQLMRRMSRDYTNRFSLIAGNIGGTPSPIADIAVLTPLQLLLVGVIGGFSCRKFEFATVQDYLTAMGSTTVTGLAARELARSLAQFLPVAGQIVSGGVAAGTTWAIGRSAEEYFFNDNVVKPSEFFTKGKKQFSGEFKSK; encoded by the coding sequence ATGGCGATCGATCCAGAGAAGATTACTCACTACCGCAAAATTGTCGACGATATTATCGAATGGGCACCGCTCAAAGACGAGAACCGACAGTACGTCATCAACCAAGTCTTTGGTGAAGCCTTCGGTGAAATAGAAGATTTAGTTGAGGACTCTCGCTCACCGCGATTATACTTATTTGGCCGGTCCGGAGCCGGAAAATCCTCACTCATCAACGCACTCGCCAACAAGGACGACCCGGTTGCTGACGTCGGAACTGTCGAGCCGACGACAATAGATTCTGAGCTGTACAACATTTCTTTCCCCGAGCAACACGCGACATGGGAAGTCGTTGACTCACGCGGCCTGTTTGAAACCGTCTCGCCCGATGGCGACGTCCCGGCTGACACAGTGTCTCTAATGAAAGACGACTTGCAGGAGTACCGACCAGATATTCTCCTGCACGTCGTCACTCCGGACCAAGTCCGCGCAGGGCAAGAAGACTTCAAAGCCGTCCAACAGCTTCGAGACGAACTCGGTGACGCGTTCCCACCCGTTGTCTACTGCCTCAATAAAGTCGATATGCACATGTCCCCTGGCGGGCTGTGGCCACCAGACAAGAACAACGCGCTGGCACACGACATCAAAGACAACCTGGATTTCGTCGCCCGAGTATTAGATATCGAACACAAATCGACGCTTGCAGACAAACTCCCATTTCACGGGTATGAATTCGACTCCGACACTCACATCGGCGTTATTCCGCTGTGCCTGCGGGAAGACACATATTGGAACGTCGACACATTGTCCTGGTTGATCGGCGATTTTTTACCAGATGACGCGCGCCTGCAGTTCATGCAAGCCCAACAGCGCGACCAGCTAATGCGACGCATGTCACGCGACTACACGAACAGATTTTCACTCATCGCCGGCAACATTGGCGGGACACCCTCACCCATCGCAGACATCGCAGTTCTCACTCCACTGCAACTCCTCCTCGTCGGCGTCATCGGCGGGTTCTCCTGCCGCAAATTCGAGTTCGCCACCGTTCAGGATTACTTAACTGCGATGGGCAGCACCACAGTCACTGGCCTCGCCGCCCGCGAACTCGCTCGCTCACTCGCGCAATTCCTCCCCGTAGCCGGGCAAATAGTCTCAGGCGGTGTCGCCGCCGGGACCACATGGGCCATCGGCCGCTCCGCCGAAGAATACTTCTTCAACGACAACGTCGTCAAACCCTCCGAATTCTTCACCAAAGGAAAGAAACAGTTCAGCGGAGAATTCAAATCGAAGTGA
- a CDS encoding competence protein CoiA family protein, with protein sequence MPFIGVRGNRPVLPLEVADDGFVWCPSCEAKMKVREGEAVARHFYHVPVDAECGGESAMHIEMKHIAAQKLLEQYPDAEVSFEHSMVDGQRRADIRVLFVEPDSQLGRGIAVEVQHHHQRKSVKDVTEDYLSAGFSVLWLSKADYEGSHPGYEDVTLTDPVPVWLYAVPQPIEEDSRPGETADWSVQVTEQELAVYLEDTQIGQQALTDYGDDADTDASESREPTWSLEREVSLSLAPEDNATGRLVNEIFRRVLSEWVCESDLNEVAHEYQESARAAERHCYLDEWFSGGDRDSFTIELLVTPTGEPVNLSVETRRIGEALTVPIEPGFHEVFTELVLTLCTEIAFVSERIPPGSGGQDIWSHKVATGAQPVTCSITRMHDESVVLSLHQSRTQSELETRVSVQFLPADIQGLLELCSRLRVHTDTAGALP encoded by the coding sequence ATGCCGTTTATTGGGGTCCGTGGTAACCGACCGGTGTTACCGTTGGAAGTGGCTGATGATGGGTTTGTGTGGTGCCCAAGTTGTGAGGCAAAAATGAAGGTTCGGGAGGGTGAGGCGGTTGCGCGGCATTTCTATCATGTCCCGGTTGATGCGGAGTGTGGTGGTGAATCGGCGATGCACATTGAGATGAAGCATATTGCGGCGCAGAAGTTGCTTGAGCAGTATCCTGACGCGGAAGTGTCGTTTGAACATTCGATGGTGGATGGGCAGCGACGGGCTGATATTCGCGTATTGTTTGTGGAGCCAGATTCACAGCTTGGTCGCGGGATTGCTGTCGAAGTGCAACATCACCATCAGCGGAAGTCTGTAAAGGACGTGACTGAGGATTATCTGAGTGCAGGGTTCAGCGTGTTGTGGTTGTCTAAGGCGGATTACGAGGGGAGTCATCCCGGGTATGAGGATGTGACGTTGACAGACCCGGTACCAGTGTGGTTGTATGCTGTGCCGCAACCGATAGAAGAGGATTCTCGACCGGGTGAAACGGCTGACTGGTCTGTGCAGGTGACTGAGCAAGAATTGGCGGTATACTTAGAGGATACGCAAATTGGGCAACAGGCACTTACGGACTATGGAGATGATGCAGACACCGACGCATCTGAATCACGAGAGCCGACGTGGTCGTTGGAAAGAGAAGTATCGCTTTCGCTCGCTCCGGAAGACAATGCAACAGGACGGTTAGTGAACGAGATTTTTCGGCGAGTACTGTCCGAGTGGGTGTGCGAATCCGATCTGAACGAGGTTGCGCATGAGTATCAAGAGTCGGCGAGAGCTGCCGAGAGGCACTGCTATCTTGACGAGTGGTTTTCGGGTGGGGACCGAGACTCGTTCACCATAGAACTCCTTGTTACGCCGACCGGTGAGCCCGTGAACTTGTCAGTTGAAACGAGACGGATCGGTGAGGCACTTACCGTACCTATTGAACCTGGATTCCACGAAGTATTCACGGAACTCGTACTCACATTGTGTACTGAGATAGCGTTTGTTTCAGAGCGAATCCCGCCAGGTTCCGGGGGGCAGGATATCTGGTCGCACAAAGTAGCCACAGGTGCACAACCAGTCACGTGTTCGATTACGAGAATGCATGATGAATCAGTAGTTCTGTCTCTTCATCAGTCTCGAACACAATCCGAGCTTGAGACAAGGGTGTCCGTACAGTTTCTCCCGGCGGATATTCAGGGGCTTCTTGAATTATGTTCCCGGCTACGAGTCCATACTGATACCGCTGGTGCATTGCCGTAA